A stretch of Bombus huntii isolate Logan2020A chromosome 7, iyBomHunt1.1, whole genome shotgun sequence DNA encodes these proteins:
- the LOC126867429 gene encoding glutathione S-transferase-like isoform X1: MVIFVSFEFLLTGLVISCACFDFEVLKKKLKMPLYKLTYFPVTALAEPIRFIFSYASIPFEDERIKKDVWPEIKPLTPYGQLPMLVADRRKVAQSTAICRYLAKQYDLAGKTDWANLHIDATVDTIHDIRHKIAAFHYEEDEKVKAAKRKAAEETLPFILERLDQQVKENDGYFYDGTLSWADLTFVALLDYLNFMYKSDLIENYENLKLLEKKVLLLPKIKNWIERRPVSEF, encoded by the exons ATGGTTATTTTTGTCTCATTCGAGTTTCTGTTAACCGGCTTGGTAATTTCATGTGCTTGTTTCGACTTTGaagtcttaaaaaaaaaatt GAAGATGCCGCTCTATAAATTGACTTACTTCCCAGTTACGGCATTGGCAGAACCAATCCGTTTTATCTTCAGCTATGCTAGTATTCCATTTGAAGATGAACGTATCAAAAAGGACGTCTGGCCAGAAATAAAGCCCT TGACTCCTTATGGCCAGCTTCCTATGCTCGTAGCTGATAGAAGGAAGGTTGCTCAGTCTACAGCTATTTGCCGTTACTTAGCCAAACAATATGACTTAGCTGGAAAGACTGACTGGGCAAATCTTCATATTGATGCCACTGTTGATACTATTCATGATATTCGTCATA aaattgccGCCTTCCACTATGAGGAGGACGAGAAGGTCAAAGCTGCAAAACGCAAGGCTGCTGAAGAGACGCTGCCGTTCATTTTAGAACGTTTGGACCAGCAAGTGAAGgaaaatgacggctacttCTACGATGGTACTCTCTCTTGGGCTGATTTAACATTCGTTGCTCTGCTCGATTATTTGAACTTTATGTACAAGTCTGATTTGATCGAGAATTACGAGAATCTGAAGCTGCTGGAGAAAAAGGTCCTCCTTCTGCCCAAGATCAAAAACTGGATTGAGAGACGCCCAGTTAGCGAATTCTAA
- the LOC126867429 gene encoding glutathione S-transferase-like isoform X2, whose product MPLYKLTYFPVTALAEPIRFIFSYASIPFEDERIKKDVWPEIKPLTPYGQLPMLVADRRKVAQSTAICRYLAKQYDLAGKTDWANLHIDATVDTIHDIRHKIAAFHYEEDEKVKAAKRKAAEETLPFILERLDQQVKENDGYFYDGTLSWADLTFVALLDYLNFMYKSDLIENYENLKLLEKKVLLLPKIKNWIERRPVSEF is encoded by the exons ATGCCGCTCTATAAATTGACTTACTTCCCAGTTACGGCATTGGCAGAACCAATCCGTTTTATCTTCAGCTATGCTAGTATTCCATTTGAAGATGAACGTATCAAAAAGGACGTCTGGCCAGAAATAAAGCCCT TGACTCCTTATGGCCAGCTTCCTATGCTCGTAGCTGATAGAAGGAAGGTTGCTCAGTCTACAGCTATTTGCCGTTACTTAGCCAAACAATATGACTTAGCTGGAAAGACTGACTGGGCAAATCTTCATATTGATGCCACTGTTGATACTATTCATGATATTCGTCATA aaattgccGCCTTCCACTATGAGGAGGACGAGAAGGTCAAAGCTGCAAAACGCAAGGCTGCTGAAGAGACGCTGCCGTTCATTTTAGAACGTTTGGACCAGCAAGTGAAGgaaaatgacggctacttCTACGATGGTACTCTCTCTTGGGCTGATTTAACATTCGTTGCTCTGCTCGATTATTTGAACTTTATGTACAAGTCTGATTTGATCGAGAATTACGAGAATCTGAAGCTGCTGGAGAAAAAGGTCCTCCTTCTGCCCAAGATCAAAAACTGGATTGAGAGACGCCCAGTTAGCGAATTCTAA
- the LOC126867433 gene encoding hematopoietic prostaglandin D synthase-like: MSDEHTYKLIYFNTRGRAEHIRYIFAYTGIEYTDERIPEELWPEYKDSMPYKKLPVLEVDGKPVAQGNAVAPYLARKYDLMGNCKGDALICEVLVDTLEDLEQGE, from the exons ATGAGCGACGAACATACCTACAAACTAATCTACTTCAATACCCGTGGTCGTGCCGAACATATACGGTACATATTTGCATATACTGGCATCGAGTATACCGACGAGAGGATCCCCGAAGAACTCTGGCCTGAATACAAGGATT CAATGCCTTATAAAAAGCTGCCTGTGCTGGAGGTAGACGGGAAACCGGTAGCGCAGGGTAACGCTGTGGCGCCTTACTTGGCGAGGAAGTACGATCTAATGGGAAACTGCAAAGGGGATGCGCTGATATGCGAAGTGCTCGTCGATACTCTTGAAGATTTGGAGCAAGGTGAGTAA